A stretch of DNA from Bacillota bacterium:
GACGAGGGCTCTTTTATGCTGGTGCTTCGGCACTTCATGATACTTCTTCAAATAATAGCTTCTAAACTCAGGTTCATATCTCATTACCGAGTTGGCAGCCTCAACAAGGTAAAACCTGAGGTAGCGATTACCTGATCGA
This window harbors:
- a CDS encoding IS110 family transposase produces the protein RSGNRYLRFYLVEAANSVMRYEPEFRSYYLKKYHEVPKHQHKRALVLTARKLVRLIDALLRNDQIYTPRRKVGN